From a region of the Pseudoxanthomonas sp. X-1 genome:
- a CDS encoding DNA-3-methyladenine glycosylase 2, protein MAGASLPAMSSPLPDAALCERARLSRDARFDGLFFTAVSSTGIYCRPVCPAPVPRRENVSYFPSAAAAEAAGYRPCLRCRPELSPEHGAWRRGDDAVARALKLIDAGLLADAPLSTLAQRLALSERQLRRLFADRLGTSPLGVHATRRLLFAKQLLTETALPITDVAMAAGFGSLRRFNTVFKEAYRMAPRELRKREAPAAADETLVLRLGYRPPYDFGAMLDFLRGRALPGVEHVDALSYARVVGPIEAPGWLRVSAWPRGEHALRLELRRIAPARMLGVVARLRRMFDLDADPQAIAAALSHDARLAPLLERRPGLRIPSGWDGFEIAVRAVIGQQVSVAAARTFTARLAQAFGAPLPEPLRSETHTHLFPTPEALADADLTAIGLTQARAATVRTVAQAVLDGRVDFRPDAPLDDFVARWVALPGIGPWTAHYLALRGLGHPDAFPAEDLVLQRALPNDGTRLSARALAAHAQAWRPWRGYAVLHLWKDAMPATPLRSPERPAKDLP, encoded by the coding sequence ATGGCCGGTGCTAGCCTGCCGGCCATGTCCTCGCCCCTGCCCGATGCCGCCCTGTGCGAACGCGCCCGCCTGAGCCGCGATGCGCGCTTCGACGGGCTGTTCTTCACCGCAGTGTCCAGCACCGGCATCTATTGCCGCCCGGTGTGCCCGGCGCCGGTGCCGCGGCGCGAGAACGTCAGCTACTTTCCCTCGGCCGCCGCGGCCGAGGCCGCCGGCTACCGCCCCTGCCTGCGCTGCCGGCCCGAGCTGTCGCCCGAGCACGGCGCCTGGCGCCGCGGCGACGACGCGGTGGCGCGTGCACTCAAGCTGATCGACGCCGGCCTGCTCGCCGACGCGCCGCTCTCGACGCTGGCGCAGCGCCTGGCCCTGAGCGAACGCCAGCTGCGGCGCCTGTTCGCCGATCGCCTGGGCACCTCGCCCCTGGGCGTGCACGCCACGCGCCGGCTGCTGTTCGCCAAGCAGCTGCTGACCGAGACCGCGCTGCCGATCACCGATGTGGCCATGGCCGCCGGCTTCGGCAGCCTGCGGCGCTTCAACACCGTGTTCAAGGAGGCCTATCGCATGGCCCCGCGCGAGCTGCGCAAGCGCGAGGCGCCGGCGGCCGCCGACGAGACCCTGGTGCTGCGCCTGGGCTATCGCCCGCCGTACGACTTCGGCGCGATGCTCGACTTCCTGCGCGGGCGCGCGCTGCCGGGCGTGGAGCACGTCGATGCGCTCTCCTACGCGCGCGTGGTCGGTCCGATCGAGGCGCCCGGCTGGCTGCGCGTCAGCGCCTGGCCGCGTGGCGAACACGCGCTGCGGCTGGAACTGCGGCGGATCGCGCCGGCGCGGATGCTGGGCGTGGTCGCGCGGCTGCGGCGCATGTTCGATCTGGATGCCGACCCGCAGGCGATCGCCGCGGCGCTGAGCCACGATGCGCGCCTGGCGCCGCTACTCGAACGCCGGCCCGGCCTGCGCATTCCCAGCGGCTGGGATGGCTTCGAGATCGCGGTCCGCGCGGTGATCGGCCAGCAGGTCAGCGTGGCCGCCGCGCGCACCTTCACCGCCCGGCTGGCGCAGGCCTTCGGCGCACCGCTGCCCGAGCCGCTGCGCAGCGAGACCCACACGCATCTTTTCCCCACGCCCGAGGCCCTGGCCGATGCCGATCTCACCGCGATCGGCCTGACCCAAGCCCGCGCGGCCACGGTGCGCACCGTGGCCCAGGCGGTGCTGGACGGGCGCGTGGACTTCCGCCCGGACGCGCCGCTGGACGACTTCGTCGCGCGCTGGGTCGCGCTGCCGGGCATCGGCCCGTGGACCGCGCACTACCTGGCGCTGCGCGGGCTCGGCCATCCCGACGCCTTCCCGGCCGAGGACCTCGTGCTGCAGCGGGCACTGCCCAACGACGGCACGCGCCTGAGCGCGCGTGCACTGGCCGCGCATGCGCAGGCCTGGCGGCCTTGGCGCGGCTACGCCGTGCTGCACCTGTGGAAGGACGCCATGCCGGCCACGCCCCTCCGATCGCCCGAACGCCCTGCCAAGGACCTGCCATGA
- a CDS encoding methylated-DNA--[protein]-cysteine S-methyltransferase has protein sequence MTIFERHFPSPVGPLRVAASDAGLHGIEFPENRHPVKRLETWEPGDHPLLREAQAQLDAYFAGRLQAFDLPLAPHGTAFQREVWLALAQIPFGQTWSYARLAQRVGRPGASRAVGAANGRNPLPIVLPCHRVIGADGTLTGFGGGLPTKQFLLELEGALPSAPMRASLFN, from the coding sequence ATGACCATCTTCGAACGCCACTTCCCCAGCCCGGTCGGCCCGCTGCGCGTGGCCGCCAGCGATGCCGGCCTGCACGGCATCGAGTTCCCGGAGAACCGGCACCCGGTCAAGCGCCTGGAAACCTGGGAACCGGGCGACCATCCGCTCCTGCGCGAGGCGCAGGCGCAGCTCGACGCCTATTTCGCCGGCCGCCTGCAGGCCTTCGACCTGCCCCTGGCCCCGCATGGCACCGCCTTCCAGCGCGAGGTCTGGCTGGCGCTGGCGCAGATCCCCTTCGGTCAGACCTGGAGCTATGCGCGGCTGGCCCAGCGCGTCGGCCGCCCCGGCGCCAGCCGCGCGGTCGGCGCGGCCAACGGCCGCAATCCGCTGCCGATCGTGCTGCCCTGCCATCGCGTCATCGGCGCCGACGGCACCCTGACCGGCTTCGGCGGCGGCCTGCCGACCAAGCAGTTCCTGCTGGAACTGGAAGGCGCGCTGCCGTCCGCGCCGATGCGCGCGTCGCTGTTCAACTGA
- a CDS encoding VOC family protein: MSVTPASPHAIGFGRIAPTLPVTDIERALAFYVGVLGFAKTFENGTPVGFVILKKDAAELHLSLDRSHKPDPRNLAHLLVDDAAALYAHLQQASTRIIKALRDADYGLRGFVFADPDGNRIDVGQRL; encoded by the coding sequence ATGTCCGTCACACCCGCATCCCCGCACGCCATCGGCTTCGGCCGGATCGCGCCGACCCTGCCCGTCACCGACATCGAGCGGGCGCTGGCGTTCTACGTCGGCGTCCTGGGCTTCGCCAAGACCTTCGAGAACGGCACCCCGGTGGGCTTCGTGATCCTCAAGAAGGACGCGGCGGAGCTGCACCTTTCCCTGGACCGGTCGCACAAGCCGGACCCGCGCAACCTGGCGCATCTGCTGGTCGACGACGCGGCCGCGCTCTACGCGCATCTGCAGCAGGCCAGCACGCGCATCATCAAGGCGCTGCGCGACGCGGACTACGGCCTGCGCGGCTTCGTCTTCGCCGATCCGGATGGCAACCGCATCGACGTCGGCCAGCGGCTTTAG
- a CDS encoding 30S ribosomal protein THX: MGKGDRKTAKGKRYNASYGNSRKHGAAVAAPVTAKSVAKSPAKKAVAKKTVAKAG; the protein is encoded by the coding sequence ATGGGCAAGGGTGATCGCAAAACCGCCAAGGGCAAGCGCTACAACGCCAGCTATGGCAATTCGCGCAAGCACGGCGCCGCCGTCGCCGCGCCGGTGACCGCCAAGTCGGTCGCCAAGTCGCCGGCCAAGAAGGCCGTGGCGAAGAAGACGGTGGCCAAGGCCGGCTGA